One stretch of Streptomyces peucetius DNA includes these proteins:
- a CDS encoding SCO4402 family protein, producing the protein MGGMPLNDMPWWRWRSNVRSALHMLSDPVFHQECWLAGREGYGDVTDAVYRLVEDTWLDNWSAEKYVGTIFRDSGEAALVDVAVLRVLRIMHQIGADAPVSAYLEHHGWPEAVRAAREAHVRMATSDGEDPDAPPRSLEVLRIMTRSA; encoded by the coding sequence ATGGGCGGCATGCCGCTCAACGACATGCCCTGGTGGCGCTGGCGCAGCAACGTGCGTTCGGCGCTGCACATGCTTTCCGATCCCGTCTTCCACCAGGAGTGCTGGCTGGCGGGCCGCGAGGGATACGGCGACGTCACGGATGCCGTGTACCGCCTGGTCGAGGACACCTGGCTGGACAACTGGTCGGCCGAGAAGTACGTCGGGACGATCTTCCGGGACTCCGGTGAGGCCGCCCTCGTGGACGTCGCCGTGCTGCGCGTGCTGCGGATCATGCACCAGATCGGCGCCGACGCCCCGGTCTCCGCGTACCTGGAGCACCATGGCTGGCCGGAGGCCGTACGGGCGGCGCGCGAAGCGCACGTCCGGATGGCCACGAGCGACGGCGAGGACCCCGACGCCCCGCCGCGCTCCCTCGAGGTGCTGCGGATCATGACGCGTTCCGCCTGA
- a CDS encoding STAS domain-containing protein — MMLDVAETRQGSWTVLHVRGELDLVSSPVVRQRVHDAVAAGRHDVVLDLSEVFFCDSSGVGVLIAARRLMRSCRGRLRLILPARGAEDGSHVNRVLGALGVRRLFEVYADTGSATDDGAQPLTA, encoded by the coding sequence GTGATGCTCGATGTGGCCGAGACCCGGCAGGGCTCGTGGACCGTGCTGCATGTGCGCGGAGAGCTCGATCTCGTGTCGTCGCCGGTGGTGCGCCAGAGGGTGCACGACGCGGTCGCCGCCGGTCGTCACGATGTCGTGCTCGACCTCTCCGAGGTGTTCTTCTGCGACTCCAGCGGCGTCGGGGTGCTGATCGCCGCGCGGCGGCTGATGCGCTCGTGTCGGGGCAGGCTGCGGCTGATCCTGCCGGCCCGTGGTGCGGAGGACGGCTCGCACGTCAACCGGGTGCTGGGTGCTCTCGGTGTGCGCCGCCTCTTCGAGGTCTACGCGGACACGGGCTCGGCCACCGACGACGGTGCGCAGCCGCTCACCGCCTGA
- a CDS encoding sigma-70 family RNA polymerase sigma factor, with translation MTKDAPPRWDRRMQQRLARGEAAALGELYDRFAALVHSQAHRVLEDEEAADQVTREVFGYIWENPDAYDPRQGSMRSWVARLTNSQAVHRLRQSEAAALAEGGGTTEELEQKVRRAAVAARADYIVTSMPAPLRAALESAYFQRRDYRQTAADLGVTEDEARRRLRLGLQLLSTANTRALEGSSPPRYGRAL, from the coding sequence ATGACGAAGGACGCACCACCGCGCTGGGACCGCAGGATGCAACAGCGGCTGGCACGGGGCGAGGCCGCCGCGCTCGGCGAGCTCTACGACAGGTTCGCCGCGCTCGTGCACAGCCAGGCCCACCGAGTGCTCGAGGACGAGGAGGCGGCCGACCAGGTCACCCGCGAGGTGTTCGGGTACATATGGGAAAACCCGGACGCCTATGACCCCAGGCAGGGCTCCATGCGGTCCTGGGTGGCGAGGCTCACCAACAGCCAGGCCGTGCACCGGCTGCGCCAGAGCGAGGCCGCGGCCCTCGCGGAAGGCGGCGGCACCACGGAGGAACTGGAGCAGAAGGTACGCAGGGCTGCCGTCGCGGCCCGCGCCGACTACATCGTGACCTCCATGCCGGCGCCGCTGCGGGCCGCGCTGGAGTCGGCGTACTTCCAGCGCAGGGACTACCGCCAGACCGCTGCCGACCTCGGCGTCACGGAGGACGAGGCAAGGCGGCGGCTTCGACTGGGGCTCCAGCTGCTGTCGACCGCGAACACCCGCGCGCTCGAGGGCTCCTCCCCGCCCCGCTACGGACGCGCGCTGTGA
- a CDS encoding extracellular solute-binding protein encodes MRRRRGLRVLLAGCLIAVASAVAGCGGPPEERTLVVLGPWTDGEEKPFVDALAAIGKRTGHRYVYKGTRSLRETLVAQLQAGAPPDMAILNSPGELAEYARAGDLHPLPERVAGAAVPPWAPTVTVQAADGEARTRAYWAPIRVDLKSLVWSRTDVTDKEPVWCVGLGSGATSGWPGTDWLEDLMLQRRGSAAYEKWATGGTRWQETRSLWEEWGRMLTSGGRAPDPRWLDDFELLGVNRHGLLNRSDCTHEHQGSFIRRHYGDDVRPTPTARHLTGGPAAWKDENAFEVSGDMAAVFRASPAAWDLLGRLTSKEARTIWADSASLPGERPFFPGGTTAPDGASGPTAEVQKLFDAADRICFDASDAMPPTLRDAFHRAVLEFVGDPRDEALLERLLGQLEAERLLQRAEDAFVLDDLCDRPVAE; translated from the coding sequence ATGAGGAGACGCAGAGGTCTGCGGGTGCTGCTGGCGGGATGCCTGATCGCCGTGGCGTCGGCGGTGGCCGGCTGCGGCGGCCCGCCGGAGGAGCGCACGCTGGTCGTGCTCGGCCCGTGGACGGACGGCGAGGAGAAGCCGTTCGTGGACGCGCTGGCCGCCATCGGCAAGCGGACCGGGCACCGTTACGTCTACAAGGGCACGCGTTCGCTGCGCGAGACCCTCGTCGCCCAGCTCCAGGCCGGCGCACCACCGGACATGGCGATCCTCAACAGCCCCGGCGAACTCGCCGAGTACGCGCGGGCCGGTGACCTCCATCCGCTGCCGGAGCGGGTGGCCGGTGCGGCCGTGCCGCCGTGGGCGCCGACGGTCACGGTCCAGGCGGCGGACGGCGAGGCGCGGACCCGCGCCTATTGGGCCCCGATCCGGGTGGATCTCAAGTCGCTGGTGTGGAGCCGCACGGACGTGACGGACAAGGAGCCCGTGTGGTGCGTCGGTCTGGGATCGGGCGCGACCTCCGGGTGGCCGGGCACCGACTGGCTGGAGGATCTGATGCTGCAGCGCCGGGGCTCGGCGGCGTACGAGAAGTGGGCGACGGGCGGGACAAGATGGCAGGAGACGCGGTCGCTGTGGGAGGAGTGGGGGCGGATGCTGACCAGCGGCGGCCGTGCCCCCGACCCGCGGTGGCTGGACGACTTCGAGCTGCTCGGCGTCAACCGCCACGGGCTGCTGAACCGCAGCGACTGCACCCATGAGCACCAGGGCTCGTTCATCCGCAGGCATTACGGCGACGACGTCCGGCCGACCCCGACGGCCCGCCATCTGACCGGAGGGCCGGCGGCGTGGAAGGACGAGAACGCCTTCGAGGTGTCCGGCGACATGGCCGCGGTGTTCCGGGCGAGCCCCGCGGCCTGGGACCTGCTCGGCCGGCTCACCTCGAAGGAGGCCCGCACGATCTGGGCGGACTCGGCGTCGCTCCCCGGTGAGCGTCCGTTCTTCCCCGGCGGCACGACGGCGCCCGACGGGGCGTCCGGGCCGACCGCCGAGGTGCAGAAGCTGTTCGACGCGGCGGACCGGATCTGTTTCGACGCCTCGGACGCTATGCCGCCGACGCTGCGCGACGCGTTCCACCGGGCGGTGCTGGAGTTCGTGGGCGACCCGCGCGACGAGGCGTTGCTGGAGCGGCTGCTCGGGCAGCTGGAGGCGGAGCGGCTGCTGCAGCGCGCGGAGGATGCGTTCGTGCTCGACGACCTGTGCGACAGACCGGTCGCCGAGTAG
- a CDS encoding zf-HC2 domain-containing protein, with protein MSGPPASGGDDGEEVRGVPRIPSPRAAADDLHPGAYRPPAPEPPKAAGRPEPARRAEPDAVPDADADSRGARPDGTDVPGTTGTDTAADTAGALAPDTNGPCPAGTDDADAERPTADGTDAAPPRADDTGTAATTAAPSHALLKSLLGAWALAACSAEETAAVEEHLGECAPCAEEALRLRDAVGLLHTDRDLDLDPMLRFRVLENCLGRRPARIPVPAWADPYDAETARLDALLRDIGDSEWHAPVRLKWFDGRAQVSRRTTVAGVIGHLMAVDGLVVGALGLDDPLGHHAPLLPAARTESFWDSADRPSTGAIREPWRDQSHTLIRTVSFASRGVAEKSVSYGAFAMPLRDALLDRAFECWIHADDIADAVDYPYAPPSGTHLNRMIDLAARLLPAALAERRRAGLAGPPRHLVAAGSPGRSLHLEVEGSGGGSWYIALDSPAAVASPDRSVAQVALDGVEFCKLMAGHVSPEEAAAGQDGDREAIRDVLFAAAALSRL; from the coding sequence GTGAGCGGGCCTCCGGCCAGCGGCGGTGACGACGGCGAGGAGGTGCGCGGCGTGCCGCGCATACCGTCGCCGCGTGCCGCGGCGGACGACCTCCACCCCGGCGCGTACCGCCCGCCGGCGCCGGAGCCGCCGAAGGCGGCAGGGCGGCCCGAGCCGGCGCGCCGGGCCGAGCCGGACGCGGTGCCGGACGCCGACGCGGACAGCCGCGGGGCCCGCCCCGACGGCACGGACGTGCCCGGCACCACCGGCACGGACACGGCTGCCGACACCGCCGGTGCCCTTGCTCCCGACACGAACGGGCCGTGCCCGGCCGGGACCGACGACGCGGACGCGGAACGGCCCACGGCGGACGGCACCGACGCGGCCCCGCCCAGGGCGGACGACACGGGCACGGCGGCCACGACCGCCGCGCCCTCCCACGCGCTGCTGAAGTCGCTGCTCGGGGCGTGGGCGCTCGCCGCCTGCTCCGCCGAGGAGACGGCGGCCGTGGAGGAACACCTCGGCGAGTGCGCCCCGTGCGCGGAGGAGGCCCTGCGCCTGAGGGACGCGGTCGGGCTGCTCCACACCGATCGCGACCTGGACCTCGACCCGATGCTGCGGTTCCGGGTGCTGGAGAACTGCCTGGGCCGCCGGCCCGCCCGTATCCCGGTGCCCGCCTGGGCCGACCCGTACGACGCGGAGACCGCCAGGCTGGACGCGCTGCTGCGGGACATCGGCGATTCGGAGTGGCACGCGCCGGTGCGGCTCAAGTGGTTCGACGGCAGGGCACAGGTGAGCCGCCGTACGACCGTGGCCGGTGTGATCGGACATCTGATGGCCGTCGACGGACTCGTCGTCGGCGCGCTCGGGCTCGACGATCCGCTGGGTCACCACGCGCCGTTGCTGCCGGCCGCGCGTACCGAGTCGTTCTGGGACAGCGCGGACCGCCCGTCCACCGGCGCGATCCGTGAGCCGTGGCGCGACCAGAGCCACACCCTCATCCGCACGGTGTCCTTCGCGAGCCGGGGTGTCGCCGAAAAGTCCGTGTCGTACGGGGCGTTCGCGATGCCTCTGCGGGACGCGCTGCTCGACCGGGCCTTCGAGTGCTGGATCCACGCGGACGACATCGCCGACGCCGTGGACTACCCGTACGCGCCGCCGAGCGGTACGCATCTCAACCGCATGATCGACCTGGCGGCCCGGCTGCTGCCGGCTGCCCTCGCCGAGCGCAGGCGGGCGGGGCTCGCCGGGCCTCCACGGCATCTGGTCGCGGCGGGCTCGCCCGGACGCTCGCTCCATCTGGAGGTCGAGGGCTCCGGCGGCGGCAGCTGGTACATCGCCCTGGACTCGCCGGCCGCCGTCGCGTCCCCCGACCGGTCGGTCGCCCAAGTCGCGCTGGACGGTGTCGAGTTCTGCAAGCTGATGGCCGGGCACGTCTCCCCGGAGGAGGCCGCCGCAGGTCAGGACGGCGATCGGGAGGCGATCCGGGACGTGCTGTTCGCGGCCGCCGCGCTGAGCCGTCTGTGA
- a CDS encoding trypco2 family protein, whose protein sequence is MAERDETAVVGLAEVIGQVRDELERAQQAGAGRDLRFSVESVHLEFAVQVRREGSGRAELRIGVLTAGGGGTAARDTTHTIQVELKPHGPDGNPNLSVGGE, encoded by the coding sequence ATGGCTGAGCGTGACGAAACCGCGGTAGTGGGACTGGCAGAGGTGATCGGGCAGGTCCGGGACGAGCTGGAGCGCGCCCAACAGGCCGGTGCGGGACGCGATCTGCGGTTCAGCGTGGAGAGCGTGCACCTCGAGTTCGCGGTGCAGGTGCGGCGGGAGGGCAGCGGACGGGCCGAGTTGCGGATCGGGGTGCTGACGGCCGGCGGCGGCGGGACCGCGGCACGCGACACCACGCACACGATTCAGGTGGAGCTGAAACCCCACGGCCCGGACGGCAACCCGAACCTCAGCGTCGGCGGGGAGTGA
- a CDS encoding EF-hand domain-containing protein has protein sequence MDSAEYERKIASRFAAFDQDGNGYIDREDFSSAAARLLAEFSVTARSDRGQDLYSGAEAFWQGMAGIADVDGDQRVTREEFVTGAVKRLRDNPKRFGEIARPFVHAVMRVADEDGRGVTPAGVERVLGALGVDAGVAAAAGAALDTDGDGRIGEEDVLSAFAAYYVTPEPE, from the coding sequence ATGGACAGCGCAGAGTACGAGCGGAAGATCGCTTCCCGCTTCGCCGCTTTCGATCAGGACGGCAACGGCTACATCGACCGCGAGGACTTCAGTTCCGCCGCGGCCAGGCTGCTCGCCGAGTTCTCCGTGACCGCCCGCTCCGACAGGGGGCAGGACCTGTACAGCGGTGCGGAGGCGTTCTGGCAGGGCATGGCCGGTATCGCCGACGTGGACGGCGACCAGCGGGTGACCCGTGAGGAGTTCGTGACGGGCGCGGTGAAGAGACTGCGCGACAACCCGAAGCGGTTCGGCGAGATCGCCCGCCCGTTCGTGCACGCCGTGATGAGGGTCGCCGACGAGGACGGCCGGGGTGTGACCCCTGCGGGCGTGGAGCGTGTGCTCGGCGCGCTGGGCGTCGACGCCGGTGTCGCGGCGGCGGCCGGGGCGGCACTGGACACGGACGGGGACGGACGGATCGGCGAGGAGGACGTCCTGTCCGCCTTCGCCGCCTACTACGTCACTCCCGAGCCGGAATAG
- the purU gene encoding formyltetrahydrofolate deformylase, translating into MTDQYVLTLSCPDKQGIVHAVSSYLFITGCNIEDSQQFGDRDTGLFFMRVHFSAEAPVTVDKLRASFAAVGDSFQMDWQIHLAEERMRIVLMVSRFGHCLNDLLFRSRTGALPVEIAAVVSNHTDFAELVSSYDIPFHHIPVTKDTKAAAEARLLELVHAENVELVVLARYMQVLSDDLCKQLSGRIINIHHSFLPSFKGAKPYHQAHARGVKLIGATAHYVTADLDEGPIIEQEVERVGHEVTPDQLVAIGRDVECQALARAVKWHAEHRILLNGRRTVVFT; encoded by the coding sequence ATGACCGATCAGTACGTCCTGACGCTCTCGTGCCCGGACAAACAGGGCATCGTGCACGCAGTCTCGAGCTACCTCTTCATCACCGGCTGCAACATCGAGGACAGTCAGCAGTTCGGTGACAGGGACACTGGTCTGTTCTTCATGCGGGTCCACTTCTCCGCGGAGGCCCCGGTCACGGTGGACAAGCTGCGGGCCAGCTTCGCCGCCGTCGGCGACTCCTTCCAGATGGACTGGCAGATCCATCTCGCCGAGGAGCGGATGCGGATCGTCCTGATGGTCAGCAGGTTCGGGCACTGCCTGAACGACCTGCTCTTCCGGTCGCGCACCGGCGCCCTGCCCGTCGAGATCGCGGCCGTCGTCTCCAACCACACGGACTTCGCGGAGCTCGTCTCCTCCTACGACATCCCGTTCCACCACATTCCGGTCACCAAGGACACCAAGGCGGCGGCCGAGGCCCGGCTGCTGGAACTGGTGCACGCCGAGAACGTGGAGCTCGTCGTCCTCGCCCGCTACATGCAGGTGCTCTCCGACGACCTCTGCAAGCAGCTCAGCGGCCGGATCATCAACATCCACCACTCCTTCCTGCCGAGCTTCAAGGGCGCCAAGCCGTACCACCAGGCGCACGCCCGCGGCGTGAAGCTGATCGGCGCGACCGCGCACTATGTGACGGCCGACCTCGACGAGGGCCCGATCATCGAGCAGGAGGTCGAACGGGTCGGCCACGAGGTCACCCCCGACCAGCTCGTGGCGATCGGCCGGGACGTGGAGTGCCAGGCACTGGCGCGCGCCGTGAAGTGGCACGCCGAGCACCGCATCCTGCTCAACGGCCGCCGCACGGTCGTCTTCACCTGA
- a CDS encoding tetratricopeptide repeat protein, translated as MSEPLRTANSMAQEESWRVRLLRGPDRAGRPLGAGVLLPGGLVLTCAHVVLLRPGSSGVRTPLEEVYVDVPRMPAGDATQPLRARLLREYLVMPTGQFGGDLALLKLDHEPAVPHAVLHRQIPARGDMVHFTGYPEDLPGGEHLDARLMGRGGPAPTPEWVQLDALNAPYVVRRGYSGCAVVHSRTRRVIGIVAHQFGTPQARVHRDHAYMIPTETVLKHLPLERLGLTVTGKPAVSHDVAVAHERTASGRVPGLHRRLTRWLDGAPDTDPVEPVFAGEGEHDLLHTVRSVLTLADREQSPPEAPQSRPSGTGAADGADDPQAGTIDIAVDATNRTVADLARDAAERIGLDPLPDGTGGDGGPDGRSGRTGGDGGPEGTGGPGGGAPRPGGDLPPGGDLLARIAAESPPLSAAILSVDRSASTDDEMLRLLTALLARGQSRLLLVFSDPRSPLLARVRAELLGPHWAARRTERLGTRVSRLAETEQRLRGLSGRRPPELAPRLRRTLGQLGPEGPLHGSEDQPHALFRCAVDIEAALLVAETAEQELAGPAGPREFVVGPPGDGLTDLPSVAVRDPDALVTERTGDRLEGGERLHQQYEVVGPIGQGNHGKVYLARDLLLENRPVALKGILDPGDPAAVLQAHQERLRLVSLNHPSVIRVVNYARHEPTAAEFIVMEFADGAPLSWVGSRIARRVEPFAGPRVREFIVAYGLLVLEAFDHLHEEERLVYGDLSLTNVLHCGTGIKLIDVAGVREPGAPGPVSHRPPDSGPTGGMTTAGDLYTVGAVLGELLAKDPSPPSDLGTESLRRALSRATATDPRQRYASAQEMAVQLRGVLRELRSLRLDEETFEPSPLFDSAAIALDGRLGRPPPLERWRADGPADRLGAHVPEPAEAAVALPVPKADVQDPNWKELQRTSYDDPAGLLQLSNEWLPSPELHLLRCRLHLELAGTRRHGRDKELVTAAVELERAGGLLGDRARYDWRLDWHRGLTQLAHGRLHRALNCFDEVYAAIPGEYAPKLALGYCHEKLADEWRTGEQAEAPEAPTAREAHEEQAMLFYDAVWRRNHALGAAAFGLARIHLARHSPDRALASLDGVPPDSRHRTAARTAMVRIHAGTPTVTSAVRAHAALHRLAAHEGFTDRQAQERLTAELREQLLELVRAQGVDVLLQLRAALPAAVPLPATERELREQLSTSYRQLAKQVPHTDRPDGAALAEALLDNAYSTRPLGLRHARSRGGRRSWFRSLPLREPR; from the coding sequence ATGAGCGAGCCGCTTCGCACCGCCAACTCCATGGCGCAGGAGGAGAGTTGGCGCGTACGGCTGCTCCGTGGCCCGGACCGGGCCGGCAGGCCGCTGGGTGCCGGGGTGCTGCTCCCCGGCGGGCTGGTGCTCACCTGCGCGCATGTGGTCCTCCTCCGCCCCGGCTCCTCCGGTGTCCGTACCCCGCTGGAGGAGGTCTACGTCGACGTGCCACGGATGCCTGCGGGCGACGCGACGCAGCCGCTGCGGGCCCGGCTGCTGAGGGAGTACCTGGTCATGCCGACGGGGCAGTTCGGCGGCGACCTGGCGCTGCTGAAACTCGATCACGAGCCCGCGGTCCCGCACGCCGTGCTGCACCGCCAGATCCCGGCGCGCGGCGACATGGTGCACTTCACCGGATACCCGGAGGACCTGCCCGGCGGTGAGCATCTGGACGCCCGGCTGATGGGGCGCGGCGGTCCCGCGCCGACCCCGGAGTGGGTGCAGCTCGACGCGCTGAACGCGCCGTACGTGGTGCGGCGCGGGTACAGCGGGTGCGCGGTGGTGCACAGCCGTACGCGGCGGGTCATCGGCATCGTGGCGCACCAGTTCGGCACGCCGCAGGCGCGGGTGCACCGTGACCACGCGTACATGATCCCGACCGAGACCGTGCTGAAGCATCTGCCGCTGGAGCGGCTGGGGCTGACGGTCACGGGGAAGCCGGCCGTCTCGCACGACGTCGCGGTCGCGCACGAGCGGACCGCCTCCGGGCGGGTGCCGGGCCTGCACCGGCGGCTGACCCGGTGGCTGGACGGCGCGCCGGACACCGATCCGGTGGAGCCCGTGTTCGCCGGGGAGGGCGAGCACGACCTGCTGCACACGGTCAGGTCGGTGCTCACCCTCGCCGACCGGGAGCAGAGTCCGCCCGAGGCGCCGCAGTCCCGGCCGAGCGGGACGGGCGCCGCGGACGGGGCCGACGATCCGCAGGCGGGCACCATCGACATCGCCGTCGACGCGACGAATCGGACCGTGGCGGACCTGGCCAGGGACGCGGCGGAGCGCATCGGCCTGGACCCGCTCCCCGACGGCACGGGCGGGGACGGCGGCCCGGACGGCCGGTCCGGCCGCACGGGCGGGGACGGCGGCCCCGAGGGCACAGGCGGCCCCGGCGGCGGCGCCCCGCGGCCCGGCGGTGACCTGCCGCCCGGCGGTGACCTGCTCGCGCGGATCGCGGCGGAGAGCCCGCCGCTGAGCGCCGCAATCCTGTCCGTCGACCGGTCGGCCTCCACCGACGACGAGATGCTGCGGCTCCTCACCGCGCTCCTCGCCCGCGGCCAGAGCCGGCTGCTGCTCGTCTTCAGCGACCCGCGCTCGCCGCTCCTCGCCCGGGTGCGCGCTGAACTGCTCGGCCCCCACTGGGCCGCCCGTCGCACCGAGCGGCTGGGCACCCGGGTGAGCCGGCTCGCGGAGACGGAGCAGCGGCTGCGCGGGCTGTCCGGCCGGCGGCCCCCGGAACTCGCCCCTCGGTTGCGCCGGACGCTCGGACAGCTCGGCCCCGAAGGCCCGTTGCACGGTTCGGAGGACCAGCCGCACGCCCTCTTCCGCTGCGCCGTCGACATCGAGGCCGCTCTGCTGGTCGCGGAGACCGCCGAGCAGGAACTGGCCGGCCCGGCGGGGCCGCGCGAGTTCGTCGTCGGGCCGCCGGGCGACGGACTGACCGATCTGCCCTCCGTCGCCGTGCGCGACCCGGACGCTCTCGTCACCGAGCGGACCGGGGACCGGCTGGAGGGCGGCGAACGGCTGCACCAGCAGTACGAGGTGGTGGGACCCATCGGCCAGGGCAACCACGGCAAGGTGTACCTCGCCCGCGACCTGCTCCTGGAGAACCGTCCGGTCGCCCTCAAGGGCATCCTCGACCCGGGCGATCCGGCGGCCGTGCTCCAGGCCCACCAGGAGCGGCTGCGGCTCGTCAGCCTCAATCACCCCTCGGTCATCCGGGTGGTCAACTACGCGCGCCACGAGCCCACGGCGGCCGAGTTCATCGTCATGGAGTTCGCCGACGGCGCGCCCCTGTCCTGGGTGGGGTCCCGGATCGCGCGGCGCGTCGAGCCGTTCGCGGGGCCACGCGTACGCGAGTTCATCGTCGCGTACGGCCTGCTGGTCCTCGAGGCGTTCGACCATCTGCACGAGGAGGAGAGACTCGTCTACGGCGACCTGTCGCTGACCAACGTCCTCCACTGCGGCACCGGCATCAAGCTCATCGACGTCGCGGGCGTACGCGAGCCCGGCGCGCCGGGGCCGGTCAGCCACCGGCCGCCGGACAGCGGGCCCACCGGCGGGATGACCACCGCGGGCGACCTCTACACGGTCGGCGCGGTCCTCGGCGAGCTGCTCGCCAAGGACCCATCGCCGCCGTCCGACCTCGGCACCGAGTCGCTGCGGCGGGCCCTGTCCCGCGCGACGGCCACCGACCCGCGGCAGCGCTACGCCTCCGCGCAGGAGATGGCCGTCCAGCTGCGCGGTGTGCTGCGCGAACTGCGGTCGCTGCGGCTGGATGAGGAGACGTTCGAACCCTCGCCGCTCTTCGACTCGGCCGCCATCGCCCTCGACGGCCGCCTGGGCAGGCCCCCGCCGCTCGAGCGCTGGCGGGCGGACGGCCCGGCCGACCGGCTCGGCGCGCATGTGCCGGAACCGGCGGAGGCGGCCGTGGCCCTGCCGGTGCCGAAGGCGGACGTGCAGGACCCCAACTGGAAGGAGCTGCAGCGCACCTCGTACGACGATCCGGCAGGTCTGCTCCAGCTCAGCAACGAGTGGCTGCCGTCGCCCGAGCTGCATCTGCTGCGCTGCCGGCTCCATCTGGAGCTGGCCGGCACTCGCCGCCACGGCCGCGACAAGGAACTGGTGACCGCCGCGGTGGAGCTGGAGCGGGCCGGGGGGCTGCTCGGCGACCGGGCACGCTACGACTGGCGTCTCGACTGGCACCGGGGCCTGACCCAGCTGGCGCACGGCCGGCTGCACCGGGCGCTGAACTGCTTCGACGAGGTGTACGCGGCGATACCGGGCGAGTACGCGCCCAAACTGGCGCTCGGCTACTGCCACGAGAAGCTCGCCGACGAGTGGCGGACCGGCGAGCAGGCCGAGGCGCCGGAGGCGCCGACGGCCCGCGAGGCGCACGAGGAGCAGGCCATGCTCTTCTACGACGCGGTGTGGCGGCGCAACCACGCGCTGGGCGCGGCCGCGTTCGGGCTGGCCCGTATCCATCTCGCCCGGCACAGCCCGGACCGCGCGCTGGCCTCCCTCGACGGCGTCCCGCCGGACTCCCGGCACCGCACGGCGGCGCGTACGGCGATGGTCCGCATACACGCCGGCACGCCCACGGTCACCTCCGCGGTCCGGGCGCACGCCGCGCTGCACCGGCTCGCCGCCCACGAGGGTTTCACGGACCGGCAGGCGCAGGAACGGCTCACCGCGGAGCTGCGGGAGCAACTGCTGGAGCTGGTACGGGCTCAGGGCGTCGATGTACTCCTCCAGCTGCGGGCCGCGCTGCCCGCGGCGGTGCCGCTGCCGGCGACGGAGCGGGAACTGCGCGAGCAGTTGTCGACGAGCTACCGCCAACTGGCGAAGCAGGTACCGCACACGGACCGCCCGGACGGCGCGGCGCTGGCGGAGGCGTTGCTGGACAACGCGTACAGCACGCGTCCGCTGGGCCTGCGGCACGCGCGGTCGCGCGGTGGGCGGCGGTCGTGGTTCCGCTCCCTGCCGCTCCGCGAGCCCCGATGA